A region of Drosophila mauritiana strain mau12 chromosome 3L, ASM438214v1, whole genome shotgun sequence DNA encodes the following proteins:
- the LOC117140637 gene encoding protein LSM14 homolog B isoform X8: MSGGLPELGSKISLISKADIRYEGRLYTVDPQECTIALSSVRSFGTEDRDTQFQIAPQSQIYDYILFRGSDIKDIRVVNNHTLPHHNDPAIMQAQLQNGPPQMPQHFPMPSGMSAPPQQQQVPSQQPPQMPSGGGSGGAGGAGAPGGGGPGYGNGNPFGNLGGPNLANMVGNAGGSLAPGSGAPGSGPFMHIGGNQQQPKPQQQKQPISVLDMLAGASRSTTPISLIVSPTAELTQQQQLHQQQNAGQGGNGRDAGHKRQNHQQQQNQQQQQRGGSSHNNMQQQQRGGGSGTDFYNQQRDRRDSGRQMDNNYSNNYNNNNNQRNRGGGNGMQQQQRGGNGGGGGGGNGGGNNPAWNMHRGNQNSNNMMNMRNRGMGSRGPMRPNQGYRPQSANNQNKPRNKIKFEGDFDFEQANNKFEELRSQLAKLKVAEDGAPKPATNATAATATATNEQLNGETDKKDDSGNETGAGEHEPEEDDVAVCYDKTKSFFDNISCEAAQDRSKNKKNDWRQERKLNTETFGVSSTRRGSSYRGRNHFYNNNGNVGGGGIGGMNSGYGGAPGYNRNNYRMGGGGGNFRNRSNNRNNGGGRGGNGMPNITNGNTAAALKAANSAGNGSNATDSSAPNATTATTKSTSLLPEQTQQVAAVSQ; this comes from the exons ATGAGCGGGGGATTACCGGAGTTGGGCTCCAAAATCAGCCTCATTTCCAAGGCGGACATTCGATACGAGGGCCGCCTGTACACGGTGGATCCGCAGGAGTGCACCATTGCGCTCTCGAGTG TGCGATCCTTCGGTACAGAAGATCGGGACACCCAGTTCCAGATAGCGCCGCAGTCGCAGATCTACGACTACATCCTCTTCCGTGGCTCGGACATCAAGGACATTCGCGTTGTCAAcaaccacacgctgccgcacCACAATGACCCGGCGATCATGCAGGCGCAGCTCCAGAACGGACCGCCCCAGATGCCGCAGCATTTCCCCATGCCCAGCGGGATGAGCGctccgccgcagcagcaacaggtgcCGTCGCAGCAACCGCCCCAGATGCCAAGCGGTGGAGGCAGTGGTGGTGCTGGCGGAGCAGGCGCTCCTGGCGGCGGCGGACCCGGCTACGGTAATGGCAATCCGTTCGGCAACCTCGGCGGTCCCAATCTGGCCAACATGGTGGGCAATGCGGGCGGATCGCTTGCACCCGGTTCCGGTGCTCCGGGCAGCGGACCCTTCATGCACATCGGCGGCAATCAGCAACAGCCGAAGCCCCAGCAGCAGAAACAGCCAA TTTCCGTTCTAGACATGCTGGCCGGTGCCTCGCGATCGACGACACCCATTAGCCTGATTGTGAGTCCCACGGCGGAGCTGacccaacagcagcagctgcaccaGCAACAGAACGCTGGCCAGGGTGGCAACGGACGCGATGCAGGACATAAGCGCCAgaaccaccagcagcaacagaatcagcagcagcagcaacgtgGCGGTTCCAGCCACAACaacatgcaacagcagcaacgaggcggcggcagcggaACGGACTTCTATAACCAGCAGCGGGATCGTCGGGACTCCGGCCGTCAAATGGACAACAACTacagcaacaactacaacaacaataataatcaGCGCAATCGCGGCGGCGGCAATGgaatgcaacagcagcagcgaggAGGAAACGGCGGCGGTGGAGGCGGCGGAAACGGAGGTGGAAACAACCCGGCCTGGAACATGCATCGCGGCAACCAGAACTCGAACAACATGATGAACATGCGCAACCGCGGCATGGGTTCACGCGGCCCCATGCGACCCAATCAG GGCTATCGTCCGCAGTCGGCCAATAATCAGAACAAGCCGCGGAACAAGATCAAGTTCGAGGGTGACTTCGATTTCGAGCAGGCTAACAACAAGTTCGAGGAACTGCGCTCCCAGCTGGCCAAGCTCAAGGTGGCCGAGGATGGTGCACCCAAGCCAGCCACCAATGCAACGGCcgccactgcaactgcaaccaATGAGCAG CTGAATGGCGAGACCGACAAGAAGGATGATTCTGGCAATGAGACCGGCGCTGGAGAGCACGAGCCCGAGGAGGATGACGTTGCTGTGTGCTACGACAAGACCAAATCGTTCTTCGACAACATCTCGTGCGAGGCTGCCCAGGATCGCAGCAAGAACAAGAAGAACGATTGGCGCCAGGAGCGCAAGTTGAACACTGAGACCTTCGGAGTGTCCTCCACACGACGTGGCAG CAGTTACCGCGGACGCAACCATTTCTACAACAATAATGGCAACGTGGGCGGAGGGGGCATCGGCGGCATGAACTCGGGATACGGAGGAGCGCCCGGCTACAACAGGAACAACTATCGCatgggcggcggcggtggcaacTTCCGGAACAGGAGCAACAACCGCAACAACGGAGGCGGTCGTGGCGGAAACGGAATGCCAAACATCACCAACGGCAACACCGCTGCTGCGCTGAAGGCGGCCAACAGTGCTGGCAACGGATCCAATGCCACGGACTCCAGTGCACCCAATGCCACAACCGCGACGACAAAGTCGACGTCCCTCTTGCCAGAGCAGACGCAACAGGTGGCGGCAGTTT CACAATAG
- the LOC117140637 gene encoding protein LSM14 homolog A isoform X2 codes for MSGGLPELGSKISLISKADIRYEGRLYTVDPQECTIALSSVRSFGTEDRDTQFQIAPQSQIYDYILFRGSDIKDIRVVNNHTLPHHNDPAIMQAQLQNGPPQMPQHFPMPSGMSAPPQQQQVPSQQPPQMPSGGGSGGAGGAGAPGGGGPGYGNGNPFGNLGGPNLANMVGNAGGSLAPGSGAPGSGPFMHIGGNQQQPKPQQQKQPISVLDMLAGASRSTTPISLIVSPTAELTQQQQLHQQQNAGQGGNGRDAGHKRQNHQQQQNQQQQQRGGSSHNNMQQQQRGGGSGTDFYNQQRDRRDSGRQMDNNYSNNYNNNNNQRNRGGGNGMQQQQRGGNGGGGGGGNGGGNNPAWNMHRGNQNSNNMMNMRNRGMGSRGPMRPNQGYRPQSANNQNKPRNKIKFEGDFDFEQANNKFEELRSQLAKLKVAEDGAPKPATNATAATATATNEQVGEKVEGVHTLNGETDKKDDSGNETGAGEHEPEEDDVAVCYDKTKSFFDNISCEAAQDRSKNKKNDWRQERKLNTETFGVSSTRRGSSYRGRNHFYNNNGNVGGGGIGGMNSGYGGAPGYNRNNYRMGGGGGNFRNRSNNRNNGGGRGGNGMPNITNGNTAAALKAANSAGNGSNATDSSAPNATTATTKSTSLLPEQTQQVAAVCE; via the exons ATGAGCGGGGGATTACCGGAGTTGGGCTCCAAAATCAGCCTCATTTCCAAGGCGGACATTCGATACGAGGGCCGCCTGTACACGGTGGATCCGCAGGAGTGCACCATTGCGCTCTCGAGTG TGCGATCCTTCGGTACAGAAGATCGGGACACCCAGTTCCAGATAGCGCCGCAGTCGCAGATCTACGACTACATCCTCTTCCGTGGCTCGGACATCAAGGACATTCGCGTTGTCAAcaaccacacgctgccgcacCACAATGACCCGGCGATCATGCAGGCGCAGCTCCAGAACGGACCGCCCCAGATGCCGCAGCATTTCCCCATGCCCAGCGGGATGAGCGctccgccgcagcagcaacaggtgcCGTCGCAGCAACCGCCCCAGATGCCAAGCGGTGGAGGCAGTGGTGGTGCTGGCGGAGCAGGCGCTCCTGGCGGCGGCGGACCCGGCTACGGTAATGGCAATCCGTTCGGCAACCTCGGCGGTCCCAATCTGGCCAACATGGTGGGCAATGCGGGCGGATCGCTTGCACCCGGTTCCGGTGCTCCGGGCAGCGGACCCTTCATGCACATCGGCGGCAATCAGCAACAGCCGAAGCCCCAGCAGCAGAAACAGCCAA TTTCCGTTCTAGACATGCTGGCCGGTGCCTCGCGATCGACGACACCCATTAGCCTGATTGTGAGTCCCACGGCGGAGCTGacccaacagcagcagctgcaccaGCAACAGAACGCTGGCCAGGGTGGCAACGGACGCGATGCAGGACATAAGCGCCAgaaccaccagcagcaacagaatcagcagcagcagcaacgtgGCGGTTCCAGCCACAACaacatgcaacagcagcaacgaggcggcggcagcggaACGGACTTCTATAACCAGCAGCGGGATCGTCGGGACTCCGGCCGTCAAATGGACAACAACTacagcaacaactacaacaacaataataatcaGCGCAATCGCGGCGGCGGCAATGgaatgcaacagcagcagcgaggAGGAAACGGCGGCGGTGGAGGCGGCGGAAACGGAGGTGGAAACAACCCGGCCTGGAACATGCATCGCGGCAACCAGAACTCGAACAACATGATGAACATGCGCAACCGCGGCATGGGTTCACGCGGCCCCATGCGACCCAATCAG GGCTATCGTCCGCAGTCGGCCAATAATCAGAACAAGCCGCGGAACAAGATCAAGTTCGAGGGTGACTTCGATTTCGAGCAGGCTAACAACAAGTTCGAGGAACTGCGCTCCCAGCTGGCCAAGCTCAAGGTGGCCGAGGATGGTGCACCCAAGCCAGCCACCAATGCAACGGCcgccactgcaactgcaaccaATGAGCAGGTGGGTGAGAAGGTTGAAGGCGTACACACA CTGAATGGCGAGACCGACAAGAAGGATGATTCTGGCAATGAGACCGGCGCTGGAGAGCACGAGCCCGAGGAGGATGACGTTGCTGTGTGCTACGACAAGACCAAATCGTTCTTCGACAACATCTCGTGCGAGGCTGCCCAGGATCGCAGCAAGAACAAGAAGAACGATTGGCGCCAGGAGCGCAAGTTGAACACTGAGACCTTCGGAGTGTCCTCCACACGACGTGGCAG CAGTTACCGCGGACGCAACCATTTCTACAACAATAATGGCAACGTGGGCGGAGGGGGCATCGGCGGCATGAACTCGGGATACGGAGGAGCGCCCGGCTACAACAGGAACAACTATCGCatgggcggcggcggtggcaacTTCCGGAACAGGAGCAACAACCGCAACAACGGAGGCGGTCGTGGCGGAAACGGAATGCCAAACATCACCAACGGCAACACCGCTGCTGCGCTGAAGGCGGCCAACAGTGCTGGCAACGGATCCAATGCCACGGACTCCAGTGCACCCAATGCCACAACCGCGACGACAAAGTCGACGTCCCTCTTGCCAGAGCAGACGCAACAGGTGGCGGCAGTTTGTGAGTAG